ATTATTGAAGGCGTGATGGCTGATTTAGGTACATCACTCGTGCCTAAATCAACTATTGATGATTATGAAAAAAGAGGTCTTATCAAATCATTTTCTATATCTGAGAAATATAATACTACAAGAACATTTTTTATAAGACGAAAGGATTCTCTAATGACTAGTTCCCTTTCAAAATTTATAGAAATAGTTGAACAAAATACCTCATATAAAAGACTTTAAAATCTATAATAATAAAATAAACCAATAACAATACTTTATATATTCTAAAACTCTCTAAAAACTTAAAATAACCCCCGAAAATCCAAAAGCTAGATTTTCGGGGGGTTTAATGGTGTAGGCGACTATATCGTATATTAATTATCTAAACATTAACTATTTCATTTCATCAATTGCAGTTTCACCAGCAATTCTTCCAAAGGTAAATATATCCGTTAATGCGTTACCGCCAAGACGATTACCTGCATGGATACCTCCAGCAACTTCTCCAGCAGCATAAAGATTTTTAATTGGTTTATCATTTTCGTCTAATACATGGGCCTTAGTGTCTATCTTAAGTCCACCCATCGTATGATGAACTGCTGGCTTTCTAGGCGTCGCATAAAACGGTCCCTTTTCAACTTTTAAGCTAAATGTATCCTTATGGAATTCAGGATCAAAACCTGCATCAACATATGAATTATATTTATTAATTGTGTCTACAAGAACTGCAGGATCCATACCAACTTTTACTGCTAGTTCTTCTAGGGTATCCGCTCTAAATAGAGTACCAGCTTCTACTTGACGGTCTAGCTTTTCTTGACTTGTATTAGCTGCTGTTTTCTTTATTTCATCATCAGCTATAAGGTAGAATAACCCACCCTGTTCAATAGCAGCTTTTGTTAATACATCTCTACCAGAGAATTCATTAATAAATCTTTTTCCTTCTTTATTTACCATTACAAAGTTTTCAGGAGGTACTTGAACTCCACTGAATAATTCACCAGTTTCTGGATCAGCTACAGGCATCATTTGAGTAAAGCCCATTCCTGTAAGTGCTGCACCTACTGTTTTACCAAGCAATATTCCGTCACCAGTCATAGCATAGGAATTGGTAGTTCTTATATTATCATCAATGTCACTCCAGTAAGTGTTATATTCTTTTAACATCTTTGTGTTTGCACCAAAACCACCACTTGCAAGCACTACTGCTTTAGCATGAACAGTTATCTTTTGGCCATTTACACCTGTTGCTATTACTCCTTTTATTTCACCATCTTCTATGATAAATTCTTTTACAGGGCTATCAGTAATGATTTTTCCTGAATTATCTTGCACATATTTTGATAATGCAAGTATAAATGCTGTACCATAGCTTTTAGTAGGCTTATGACCACGACGCCATAATGCACCAACAGGAGCAAATACTATGCTCTTATCATACTCAACCCCTATTTCTTCTAGCCATTTCACACTTTCTAAAGCTCTGTCTGTAAGTATCTTTACTAGGTCATATTGTCCGTATATGGTGTTGCCATTAAGGTCAGTTCTTTTACCACCAAAATATGTTTGCATTCTATGAAGTAGTGGAGAGTCAAATAGATGTCCCTTTTGTGTGTCAAACTTTTCCTTGTAAGCAGAAAACTCCTCTTTAAGTGCACGGAAATCATCTATATATTCTGGATGAATTAAGCTCTCATCTGTAGCTAGTAATTCTTCAATAGTATGTCTTTCTCCTGGATTTTCTTCAAACTTTATCTGCCATTCTGGATCTGCAGCATTTACAGGGCCACCTGAACGTATAGTATTTCCACCTACTGCTGGATATTTCTCAAGAACAATAGCACTTGAACCATTTTGAAGCGCTGTTGCAGCTGCACTTAATCCAGCACCACCTCCACCTACAACTACTACATCACAAGTATATTCTTCATCCACTTTGATTAGGCTGCTAGCAGGCTTTGGACGTCTCTTAAGTATGTCAGGATTAACTCCTGCAAGCTTAACTGCTTTAGCTACACCGTCTAGTACAGCATTACTAGTTTCAGAAGCACCAGAAAGAGCATCAACATTTAATGTCTGTCCTTCAATTATTTTATCTGGTATTCTTATAAACGCAACATCTGCAAGTCCTTCTGTCTCTCCATCTGTAGTTATATCTATACTTTCTATTCTGTTTTCACTAAAGGATACTTTCATTGGAAGACTTCCGCTGTGACCTATTGCACTTACTTCATATTCTCCTGGGTTAAAGGTAAACTCTTCTTCTTCGTTAAGCTGATTTGAAATCTTTGCAAAACGCATAAAGCGTAGTAAACATATTTCTAGGAAGTCTATAGTTCTTTCATCTTTTAGATTACCTTCCTCATCAAATGCTTTATGTGCGCTTCCAAGTAAAAATTCATATCCTGGCATTACATTTGCATCAACACCTGGTGCATCTAAGATTTGACGAAGATGTAACTGTGCACGAGAAGAACCTTGAACATCAAGAGAAGCTCCAAGTATCATCACTGGTTTACCAGCAAGTGGATGAAGATCAAAGCTTAGCCATTCAATTAAGCTTTTAAGACTCGATGGAATTGAGTGATTATACTCAGGAGTAGCTATAATAACACCATCACTTGCTGTAATCTTATCATTAAACATCTGTATCACTTCACTAGAAGATTGATTATCAGATTGATTAAACATAGGAACATCTTTAATCTCAAGTATTTCTATTTCTGTCTTTGACTCAAAGTATCTTTTCATAAACTGAAGTAGTTTACGATTATATGAACTCTTTGCATTAGTTCCAGTAATTGCTATAAATTTCATTGATATTAATCCTCCTACTCTTGCCAAGTGTATTTTTTATCTTTTTTATTTAAAGCTTTTTCTGCTAAAAGTTTTGATGTAATATCCGTAAATAGAAGAAACTCTCTGAAAACTTCATCAAGTTCTGATAGCTTATCTGAATAGATAAGATTTCCTGCATTATCAAATGCACCCTGTGATTTTCCTAAAAGGAATTCACTACTTGGCATGATTCTGGCAGCAAGCTCAGGTGAATCAAGTATTTGTCTAAGATGTGCTTGTGCACGAGAAGAACCAAGTATACCAAGCGAAGCTCCTACTATTAAAACAGGCTTGTCAGTAAGTGCCTGACTAGTATAACTAATCCATTCAAGAGCACTCTTTAAAACCGCAGGTATAGCATGATCATACTCTGGAGTTGCTATTATTACTCCATCTGCTTTTAGAATTTTATCAGATAATTCTGCTACCTTTTCAGGAATATCAGAATCCTCTGGTTCATTAAAAGCAGGTAAATCCTTAATTTCATATAATTCTATCTCTGCTTCATTCGAAAAATGCTTTTGCATAAATTGAAGCAGCATACGATTAGTTGACACGTCTGAGTTAGTGCCTACAATTGCCAAATATTTCATGGTAATCCCCTTTCTTCATTCAAAAAATTTCATAATTTTAGTAATTTCTTGATATAATTTTAACATATTAAATATATTATATCTAATAGTTATTTATTGAAGTTTGATAACATATTTGTTATAATCAAACACAAGAATAAATAAGTTAATTATTTAACAAAAGGATGAATTAAATGTCAAAATACTACTCTCAAGATATTTTGTATTATATTGATGCCATTTTAAAATACAGCAATTATGGCAAAGCTGCCAAATCACTTTATATTTCTCAACCTCACTTAACACAGGTTATTAAAAGGATAGAAAGTCAGCTAAACTGCGAGCTTATAAGTCGTAGCAAGCTGCCATATCGTTTAACCGAACAAGGGAAGATATACTACCAGTACTTAACTTCAATAGAAAATAATTATGCTAAGCTGCTTAGGGAAATATCAGCTGTATCAGATATAGATAACAAGGTTATAAAGATAGGAGTGCTTCCTAGCCTTGGAACCTACCTTTTACCTCTTTTTTTACCAAAGTTTTTGGATATGCATCCAAACTGTAGAATAGAACTTTCAGAGACTTTACCAGAAAAAAATGAGAAACTCACTCAGAATGGTGAATTGGATTTTTGGATTGGACAAAATTCAAGAAATATTTCTCCGAACTTAAACTCAATTAGTTGGGGGAAAGACAGTTACCGTGCTATTATTCCTCACTGCTGTGATCTATATCAAAAAGATGTCGCCATTATTCCAGAAGGAACTATCGACATAAACAAACTATTGTGTCAAAAGCTGATACTTACTTCCAAAGGTTCTGCTATAAGAAAGCAGATTGATCAATTATTAAGCATTTATAAGGTGGAACCAAAAATTATAATTGAAAGCACTGAAATCCATACTGCACGCAAACTTGCAACGAGTAATTTAGGAGTGACCTTTATACCAGAGAGCATCTATGTAAAAGAGTGTCCATCCGAGTACAATATATATCAAATTCCAATTGATGAGTTGAATTTAGATTATTTTATAGCATATCACAATGAAAGAAAACTAACTAATATTGATAAAGACCTTATAGATGCATTTCTAATTCATGGGCAAAATAATTAGGCACATGATAATAAATAACAAGTCCAAAATGGGCTGGAAAGAAGACTTGTTATTAATTTAATAGTGCCTTAAATATAGGAGAGCAAAATGAATGAATATAAGAAGATAATATATCTTATGGGAACAAAAATCTCTCTATATATAAAGGGAGAAGCTGCTGAAAAGCTTGCAGAAAAGGCTGAGTCTATGCTGATTCATTATGAAGAAGTCTTTAGTGCCAACAGTGATAGCTCACAGCTTGCAATGCTAAAAAAAACAGCTTCATTGGCTCCGCAAGAAGTAGATGCAGAACTATATGAGCTGATAAAAATAGGAAAAAAACATAGTTTATGTGAGAATACATATTTAAATATTGCAATAGGGCCATTAATAAAGTTATGGAGAATAGGTTTTGAGGAGGCACAAGTGCCAGTGAAAGAATCCATTGTAAAAATCCTGGAGCTTTTAAAGCCTGAAAATATCCAACTAGATGATGAAAAAAAGACCGTGTATTTCTTAGAAAAAGGCATTGAAATAGACCTTGGAGCTATAGCTAAAGGCTATTTTGCTGATAAAGTTATGGAATTCTTTAAGGAAAATGGGGCTGTTTCAGCTATGGTAGATATGGGAGGTAATGTTCTTGTATTTGGAGAATCACCATCTAAAGGTGGTGACTGGAATGTTGGAATACAAAATCCTTTTCTACCAAGAGGAAATTCGGTGGCACTTGTCAAAATAAGAGATCAATCCGTTGTAACCTCAGGAATATATGAAAGGGTTTTCGAAAAAGATGGAAGTAAATACCATCATATATTTGATAGTAAAACAGGCTATCCAATAGAAAGTAATATAGCTTCTTTAACTATTATTGCTGATAAATCCCTGGACTGCGATATATATACTACAAAATTGTTTGGATTAGATGCTGCTTCAATTATTCATAGAGTTAATAAAATTGAAGGTATGGGTGCTATTGTAATAACTGTGGATGGAAGGTTAGCCCATACAAATAATCTTATAGGAAGAATACATCCATTGACAATGTAATATTCCAAATAATAAGGTAATATTCATTTTTGTGACCAAGAATGTTAAAAATTCTGTGTGAATTATAAATTATACAACCGCCTGTAAGTAGCTATTTAAGCCACCTACAGGCGGTCGTGGATATGTATAGTATAGTGGAAGCGAAGCACAACCTTTAAAATCTACAATATTTTCTTTAATTCTTATAAACCGCTATAGACTTTTAAGTAAATTCCTTTATTTAACTGGTAATCTTACTTCAAAGATAGTTCTCACATCATCACTGTATGCTGTTATCGTTCCTTGATGCAACTCTATAATATTTTTTGTGATAGCTAGCCCTAATCCAGAACCACCTATATCACTATTTCTTGATTTTTCCACTCTATAGAATCTATCAAATATATATGGCAAATCTATAGCTGATATTGATTGACCATAGTTTATAACTTGAACTACTGCCATATTCTCCTCCACTTTTGATGTTACATCAACATAAAAACCATCTCTTCCATACTTAATTGCATTGGACAGTAAATTTTCAAATGCTCTAACCAGTTTTGCTCCATCTGCATTTACTATTAGCTTATCCTCAGAAAAGTTGATTCTTGATTGCATTTCTGCATTTTTAAATTGATATTCAAAGTAAGCAACAACCTGACCTAATAATTCTACTAAATTAATATCAACTTTATTTAAATTAATGGTGTTATTTTGCATTTTAGTAAGCTCAAACAAGTCATTAATAAGTAAATTTAATGCTTTTGCTTTTTCAAATGCTATATTAATATAATATCTTAGTCTTACTTCATCTTTATACTTATCAGCATCAATTATTTCCAAATAACCTATTATAGAAGTTAATGGAGTCCTTAAATCGTGAGAAACATTAGTTATCAAATCATTTTTAGTTTGTTGAGCTTTTCTTTCTACTATAGTTATTTCTTTAAGCTGTTTTGATATATTATTAATATTTTCTGCTAAATTCTTAATATCATTTTCACCATTAACTTCTATTAATCTATCCAAGTCACCATTAGCCATTATTTCAGTTTGATCTATAATAGCTACCAAACTTTTAGTTTTTCTATAAGTAATAAGTAAATATACTCCTATAAATAATAAAATTCCAGTAATTACATAGCTCGCACCTTCAAACACTTCAGAGTCAATAATTCTACGCAATTTAAAAATATAATTAACAAGTTGAATTTTAGTATTTATATATAAATATGTTAGTATTTTATAAATTACTAATAAGTTTATATAACTTATTATCACAGTAGCTGCAACCTCACCTAATGATGATAGCCAATATTTATAGAATCTTTTATTTTTCAATTTTATATCCAACTCCCCATATAGTATGAATTATCTTATTTCCTTCCATGTGGTGTTCTATTTTATCCCTCAATCTACTCATATGTACCATAACAGTATTATTAGATTGATAATATCTTTCCTTCCACACCTTTTCAAAAATTTCCTCTGCACT
The window above is part of the Clostridium saccharoperbutylacetonicum N1-4(HMT) genome. Proteins encoded here:
- a CDS encoding flavocytochrome c; its protein translation is MKFIAITGTNAKSSYNRKLLQFMKRYFESKTEIEILEIKDVPMFNQSDNQSSSEVIQMFNDKITASDGVIIATPEYNHSIPSSLKSLIEWLSFDLHPLAGKPVMILGASLDVQGSSRAQLHLRQILDAPGVDANVMPGYEFLLGSAHKAFDEEGNLKDERTIDFLEICLLRFMRFAKISNQLNEEEEFTFNPGEYEVSAIGHSGSLPMKVSFSENRIESIDITTDGETEGLADVAFIRIPDKIIEGQTLNVDALSGASETSNAVLDGVAKAVKLAGVNPDILKRRPKPASSLIKVDEEYTCDVVVVGGGGAGLSAAATALQNGSSAIVLEKYPAVGGNTIRSGGPVNAADPEWQIKFEENPGERHTIEELLATDESLIHPEYIDDFRALKEEFSAYKEKFDTQKGHLFDSPLLHRMQTYFGGKRTDLNGNTIYGQYDLVKILTDRALESVKWLEEIGVEYDKSIVFAPVGALWRRGHKPTKSYGTAFILALSKYVQDNSGKIITDSPVKEFIIEDGEIKGVIATGVNGQKITVHAKAVVLASGGFGANTKMLKEYNTYWSDIDDNIRTTNSYAMTGDGILLGKTVGAALTGMGFTQMMPVADPETGELFSGVQVPPENFVMVNKEGKRFINEFSGRDVLTKAAIEQGGLFYLIADDEIKKTAANTSQEKLDRQVEAGTLFRADTLEELAVKVGMDPAVLVDTINKYNSYVDAGFDPEFHKDTFSLKVEKGPFYATPRKPAVHHTMGGLKIDTKAHVLDENDKPIKNLYAAGEVAGGIHAGNRLGGNALTDIFTFGRIAGETAIDEMK
- a CDS encoding NADPH-dependent FMN reductase, whose product is MKYLAIVGTNSDVSTNRMLLQFMQKHFSNEAEIELYEIKDLPAFNEPEDSDIPEKVAELSDKILKADGVIIATPEYDHAIPAVLKSALEWISYTSQALTDKPVLIVGASLGILGSSRAQAHLRQILDSPELAARIMPSSEFLLGKSQGAFDNAGNLIYSDKLSELDEVFREFLLFTDITSKLLAEKALNKKDKKYTWQE
- a CDS encoding LysR family transcriptional regulator produces the protein MSKYYSQDILYYIDAILKYSNYGKAAKSLYISQPHLTQVIKRIESQLNCELISRSKLPYRLTEQGKIYYQYLTSIENNYAKLLREISAVSDIDNKVIKIGVLPSLGTYLLPLFLPKFLDMHPNCRIELSETLPEKNEKLTQNGELDFWIGQNSRNISPNLNSISWGKDSYRAIIPHCCDLYQKDVAIIPEGTIDINKLLCQKLILTSKGSAIRKQIDQLLSIYKVEPKIIIESTEIHTARKLATSNLGVTFIPESIYVKECPSEYNIYQIPIDELNLDYFIAYHNERKLTNIDKDLIDAFLIHGQNN
- a CDS encoding sensor histidine kinase, translating into MKNKRFYKYWLSSLGEVAATVIISYINLLVIYKILTYLYINTKIQLVNYIFKLRRIIDSEVFEGASYVITGILLFIGVYLLITYRKTKSLVAIIDQTEIMANGDLDRLIEVNGENDIKNLAENINNISKQLKEITIVERKAQQTKNDLITNVSHDLRTPLTSIIGYLEIIDADKYKDEVRLRYYINIAFEKAKALNLLINDLFELTKMQNNTINLNKVDINLVELLGQVVAYFEYQFKNAEMQSRINFSEDKLIVNADGAKLVRAFENLLSNAIKYGRDGFYVDVTSKVEENMAVVQVINYGQSISAIDLPYIFDRFYRVEKSRNSDIGGSGLGLAITKNIIELHQGTITAYSDDVRTIFEVRLPVK
- a CDS encoding FAD:protein FMN transferase is translated as MNEYKKIIYLMGTKISLYIKGEAAEKLAEKAESMLIHYEEVFSANSDSSQLAMLKKTASLAPQEVDAELYELIKIGKKHSLCENTYLNIAIGPLIKLWRIGFEEAQVPVKESIVKILELLKPENIQLDDEKKTVYFLEKGIEIDLGAIAKGYFADKVMEFFKENGAVSAMVDMGGNVLVFGESPSKGGDWNVGIQNPFLPRGNSVALVKIRDQSVVTSGIYERVFEKDGSKYHHIFDSKTGYPIESNIASLTIIADKSLDCDIYTTKLFGLDAASIIHRVNKIEGMGAIVITVDGRLAHTNNLIGRIHPLTM